A section of the Saccharomyces paradoxus strain CBS432 chromosome XII sequence genome encodes:
- the SFH1 gene encoding Sfh1p (Component of the RSC chromatin remodeling complex~similar to YLR321C): MTLQNQLIPQAYVSNFHNRLTNEDDGIPIFTMAQQTRQHKRAKVVNYAEYDNDLFDEFNMNGTNFNNSETHYKDNAVSHENTPALTNGVTMDGSEYNVLENMNSVDNIISNNKYDVGSNMVVESLSGLNSNNNAGNGPNNNKTQAQDIGNAVLPDLQDQHHNPFNILRYPKIRDTFINGKVVSPYRLNTDQETKVNANSGEAIMIPITLDIEHMGHTIKDQFLWNYNDDSISPEEFASIYCKDLDMTSGTLQTQIANVIKEQLKDLENIAATEIMSDLHVIINLTCNLQDRFFEDNFQWNLNDKSLTPERFATSIVQDLGLTREFIPLISQSLHETILKIKKDWVDGHLIQDHVPNDAAFGYLSGIRLDIDELGSNWCPRVEILTKEEIQKREIEKERNLRRLKRETDRLSRRGRRRLDDLETTMRM, from the coding sequence ATGACGCTTCAAAACCAGCTCATTCCACAGGCTTATGTCTCCAACTTCCACAACAGATTGACAAACGAGGATGATGGTATTCCCATTTTTACAATGGCCCAACAAACAAGGCAGCATAAAAGGGCTAAAGTGGTTAACTATGCGGAATATGACAACGATCTCTTTGATGAATTCAATATGAATGGCACTAATTTTAACAATAGTGAAACACACTACAAAGATAATGCAGTATCTCACGAAAATACTCCGGCACTTACAAACGGTGTTACCATGGACGGTTCGGAATACAATGTCCTAGAGAATATGAACAGCgttgataatattatttctaACAACAAATACGATGTCGGTTCAAACATGGTTGTGGAATCGCTATCTGGTCTGAATAGCAATAACAATGCGGGCAATGGCCCGaataacaacaaaacaCAAGCACAGGATATTGGAAACGCCGTTCTTCCAGATCTGCAAGACCAGCATCATAATCCCTTCAATATATTGAGATACCCTAAAATAAGAGATACTTTCATTAACGGAAAAGTGGTATCTCCATACAGACTGAACACTGACCAGGAAACAAAGGTGAATGCAAATTCTGGAGAAGCAATCATGATACCAATTACTTTGGATATAGAACATATGGGTCACACCATAAAAGACCAGTTTCTTTGGAACTACAATGACGACTCCATATCCCCGGAAGAATTTGCCTCGATATACTGCAAAGATCTCGATATGACTTCCGGTACCTTGCAAACTCAAATTGCGAATGTAATTAAAGAGCAGTTAAAAGACCTCGAAAATATTGCAGCTACTGAGATAATGTCTGATTTACACGTAATAATCAACCTAACCTGCAACTTACAAGacagattttttgaagataaTTTTCAATGGAACTTGAACGACAAATCTCTTACTCCAGAAAGATTTGCCACATCCATTGTACAAGACCTTGGCCTAACAAGGGAGTTCATCCCTTTAATATCTCAATCGCTTCATGAAACTATcttgaagataaagaagGACTGGGTTGATGGTCATCTGATTCAGGACCATGTCCCAAACGATGCCGCATTTGGATACTTATCTGGTATAAGATTGGATATCGATGAACTGGGCTCTAACTGGTGTCCAAGGGTAGAAATACtgacaaaagaagaaatacaaaagagagaaattgaaaaagagagaaacCTGAGAAGATTGAAGAGAGAAACCGATAGATTATCCAGAAGAGGCAGGAGAAGATTAGATGACTTAGAGACCACAATGAGAATGTAG
- the CWC24 gene encoding U2-type spliceosomal complex subunit CWC24 (General splicing factor~similar to YLR323C) — MFRKRLVNKSSSDEKSQKKRQRINFSEEKPVASDEEKGSGDIVGLTKSGNGKKFQPPPANERELQRKDEDLDNYTLTVNDDSTKEDLLNSERKELTEKVKERRPSDGDEPVLNMSGKSTRLAKQINQPTNIRTTVLMDFQPDVCKDFKQTGYCGYGDSCKFLHSRDDFKTGWKMNQEWDVEKEDSKTVTLDLEKIPFKCTLCKEDYKSPVVTNCGHYFCGSCFAKDMKKGTKCFICHKETHGSAKVASDLQKILNKRKC; from the coding sequence ATGTTCAGGAAGAGATTAGTGAACAAAAGCTCCTCTGATGAAAAGagccaaaaaaagaggcAGAGAATCAATTTTAGCGAAGAGAAACCTGTCGCTAgcgatgaagaaaagggtTCCGGTGATATCGTGGGCTTAACGAAGAGTGGAAATGGCAAGAAATTCCAACCTCCACCTGCGAATGAGCGTGAACTACAGAGAAAGGATGAGGATCTAGACAATTACACTCTAACTGTCAACGACGACAGCACTAAAGAAGATCTTCTAAACTCTGAGAGAAAAGAGCTGACCGAGAAAGTGAAGGAGAGGCGACCCAGCGATGGCGATGAACCAGTATTGAACATGAGCGGTAAAAGTACACGGCTCGCCAAGCAGATCAACCAGCCAACAAATATCCGTACCACGGTGCTTATGGACTTCCAGCCGGATGTTTGCAAAGATTTCAAACAGACAGGTTATTGTGGTTACGGAGACAGCTGCAAGTTCTTACACTCGAGGGATGATTTCAAGACTGGCTGGAAGATGAATCAGGAATGGGATGTAGAGAAAGAGGACTCTAAAACAGTTACTCTAGACTTAGAGAAGATACCGTTTAAGTGCACTCTTTGTAAGGAAGATTACAAGTCACCAGTGGTTACAAACTGTGGCCATTATTTTTGCGGATCCTGTTTTGCCAAGGATATGAAGAAAGGTACCAAATGCTTTATATGCCACAAGGAAACCCACGGTAGTGCAAAGGTAGCATCCGATTTACAGAAAATACTaaacaaaaggaaatgtTGA
- the PEX30 gene encoding peroxisome biogenesis protein (Peroxisomal integral membrane protein~similar to YLR324W) has translation MSDNTANVYETRAKFAETLQPRIGGNTTKVIRAALEKNEAEGGVSKDNDEGSIEKVNVATSPLLTSTPPTISKALVKLYPYLILIDELLNVITWTGKNIWSSVLMLCLFITTVEYFETLVKYFGHLAIIAILWGYSLLDDHIEGTLSSSPTLEDIALLMNRVSLKSDILLSPMVNLGTQDIQRLLYTTVILSPIYVMITWLLLPPRSLMLMVGIFLLTYHSPWSKVARRLLWKFKIVRLLVFYVTGLDLGGINKDQGIFATVQKQVKKLASTENSNGMLSDSKPIRFTYVLYENQRRWLGIGWKPSMLSYERTPWTDEFLNEAPSPENFHLPEETNSMVWRWVDKTWRLDMTNDGAIQVPNSKARTSADPSPDEGFIYYDNTWKKPSKEDSFSKYTRRRRWVRTAELVKTSDFDESVKNSNRNSEIEQNAEENSTNSLTAEQELENSKQEKDHARKVGEPTTEETKEFAEASNINEGEFERISSTDEEILKSRARDRLAKVLDDSEEKEQSNSTIGRDSKKAV, from the coding sequence ATGAGTGATAACACAGCTAACGTTTATGAAACCAGGGCCAAGTTTGCAGAGACACTGCAACCGAGGATTGGTGGTAATACTACAAAAGTGATACGAGCTGCTTTGGAAAAGAACGAAGCCGAAGGAGGGGTGTCTAAGGATAATGATGAGGGATCGATAGAGAAGGTTAACGTGGCTACTTCACCGCTTCTGACATCAACACCGCCCACAATCTCTAAGGCGCTGGTGAAGTTGTACCCTTATTTAATTCTCATTGACGAATTACTGAACGTTATAACATGGacaggaaaaaatatttggagCAGTGTTCTGATGCTGTGTCTCTTCATTACTACCGTTGAATATTTCGAAACGCTGGTGAAGTACTTTGGGCACCTTGCCATCATTGCTATTCTCTGGGGTTATTCCCTATTGGACGATCATATTGAGGGCACGTTGAGCTCCTCGCCGACATTAGAGGATATTGCTCTGTTAATGAATAGAGTATCCTTGAAGTCAGATATCTTGCTCTCCCCTATGGTTAATCTTGGAACTCAAGATATTCAAAGACTTCTATATACTACGGTCATATTATCTCCAATTTACGTGATGATAACTTGGCTCCTTCTACCACCGAGAAGCCTAATGCTGATGGTGGGTATATTCCTTTTGACGTATCACTCACCTTGGTCTAAAGTAGCAAGAAGGCTTCTATGGAAGTTTAAGATTGTCAGGCTGCTTGTTTTCTATGTTACTGGTTTAGACCTTGGTGGAATAAATAAGGACCAAGGCATTTTCGCTACAGTGCAAAAGCAAGTGAAGAAGTTAGCATCAACGGAAAACAGCAATGGTATGTTATCCGATTCCAAGCCTATCCGTTTCACTTACGTTTTGTACGAGAACCAGCGTCGTTGGTTAGGCATCGGATGGAAGCCTAGTATGTTGAGTTATGAGAGGACTCCGTGGACCGATGAATTTCTGAATGAGGCTCCCTCTCCTGAAAACTTCCATTTACCTGAAGAGACTAATTCTATGGTTTGGAGATGGGTCGATAAGACATGGAGACTAGACATGACTAATGATGGCGCTATTCAAGTACCCAATTCAAAGGCAAGAACCTCGGCAGACCCCTCACCTGACGAAGGATTCATATATTATGACAACACCTGGAAGAAACCAAGTAAAGAGGACTCTTTTTCTAAATACACAAGGAGGAGGAGATGGGTGAGAACTGCAGAATTGGTCAAAACTTCTGACTTTGATGAAAGTGTAAAAAATTCGAATAGAAATTctgaaattgaacaaaatgCCGAAGAAAACAGCACGAATAGCTTAACTGCTGAGCAAGAGCTTGAAAATAGCaagcaagaaaaggatCATGCGAGAAAAGTAGGGGAGCCTACAACAGAAGAGACAAAAGAATTTGCAGAAGCATCAAACATCAATGAAGGCGAGTTTGAAAGAATCTCCTCAAccgatgaagaaattttgaaatcaagGGCAAGGGACCGGCTGGCGAAGGTATTAGATGACAGCGAAGAGAAAGAGCAATCAAATTCAACCATTGGTCGCGATAGCAAGAAGGCTGTATAA
- the RPL38 gene encoding 60S ribosomal protein eL38 (Ribosomal 60S subunit protein L38~similar to YLR325C), with translation MAREITDIKQFLELTRRADVKTATVKINKKLNKAGKPFRQTKFKVRGSSSLYTLVINDAGKAKKLIQSLPPTLKVNKL, from the coding sequence ATGGCTAGAGAAATCACCGACATCAAacaatttttggaattgaCCAGAAGAGCTGACGTTAAGACCGCCACTGTTAAGATtaacaagaaattgaacaagGCCGGTAAGCCATTCAGACAAACCAAGTTCAAGGTTAGaggttcttcttctttgtacACTTTGGTTATCAACGACGCTGGTAAGGCTAAGAAATTGATCCAATCTTTGCCACCAACTTTGAAGGTTAACAAattataa
- a CDS encoding uncharacterized protein (similar to YLR326W), protein MSGFIKSTLLSLGQDYLGDQYQEFAEQHFQPTKDPFYETNKDGKKHRRRLPYYCTKDESKAWKKVQNKAWLHDKSVCGCCCWTNTVGWAPLLALLPVIGPLLMYWVHDKLIELADDRYKLPTEIKVKMHGNIVIDLLISLVPILGSVFAWLHACSTRNAAIVYNFVGKRALERKQEEIMHQTKENEKHYNVNTAGPVVSGNEKKTNINRNNGKVYNRPPAATPPAPAYTRNTNARTQRGYR, encoded by the coding sequence ATGTCAGGGTTCATTAAGAGCACGTTGCTTAGTTTGGGCCAAGATTACTTGGGAGATCAATATCAAGAGTTCGCGGAACAACATTTCCAGCCAACCAAGGATCCGTTTTATGAAACGAACAAAGACGGCAAAAAGCATCGTCGCAGACTGCCATATTATTGCACTAAGGATGAAAGCAAAGCGTGGAAGAAGGTCCAAAATAAAGCCTGGCTGCATGACAAGTCAGTGTGTGGATGCTGTTGCTGGACAAACACTGTAGGGTGGGCGCCATTACTTGCACTTCTACCAGTGATAGGACCCTTATTGATGTACTGGGTGCATGATAAGTTAATCGAATTGGCAGATGATAGATATAAATTACCTACTGAAATCAAGGTCAAAATGCACGGTaatattgttattgatTTACTTATTAGTTTGGTTCCTATCCTAGGAAGTGTTTTTGCATGGTTACACGCATGTTCTACAAGAAATGCAGCTATTGTTTACAattttgttggaaaaagGGCATTGGAAAGGAAGCAAGAGGAGATCATGCATCaaacaaaggaaaacgaGAAACATTATAATGTCAATACAGCAGGCCCAGTAGTTAGTGgcaacgaaaaaaaaacgaatATAAACAGAAACAATGGTAAAGTCTACAACAGACCGCCGGCGGCAACTCCACCTGCGCCGGCATACACACGGAATACTAACGCCCGTACTCAAAGAGGTTACAGGTGA
- the TMA10 gene encoding Tma10p (similar to YLR327C), which translates to MTRTSKWTVHEAKSNPKYFTHNGNFGESPNHVKRGGYGKGNWGKPGDEINDLIDSGEIKTVFNKTRRGSNSQNNERRLSDLQQYHI; encoded by the coding sequence ATGACCAGAACTAGCAAATGGACAGTCCACGAAGCAAAGTCTAACCCAAAGTATTTCACCCATAACGGAAACTTTGGGGAATCTCCCAATCACGTCAAGAGAGGAGGCTACGGGAAGGGCAATTGGGGCAAGCCAGGAGACGAAATTAACGATTTGATCGATTCTGGCGAAATCAAGACCGTCTTTAACAAGACCAGAAGGGGTTCTAACTCCCAAAACAATGAAAGGAGACTTTCTGATTTACAACAGTACCACATCTAG
- the NMA1 gene encoding nicotinamide-nucleotide adenylyltransferase NMA1 (Nicotinic acid mononucleotide adenylyltransferase~similar to YLR328W), which translates to MDPTRAPDFKPPSADEELNPPPDPESKIPKSIPIIPYVLADANSSIDAPFNIKRKKKHPKHHHHHHHHHALKDGNDKKHQHIPLNQDDFQPLSAEVSSEEDDADFRSKERSGSDSTTESETRGVQKYQIADLEEVPHGIVRQARTLEDYEFPSHRLSRKLLDPNKLPLVIVACGSFSPITYLHLRMFEMALDAISEQTRFEVIGGYYSPVSDNYQKQGLAPSYHRVRMCELACERTSSWLMVDAWESLQPSYTRTAKVLDHFNHEINIKRGGVATVTGEKIGVKIMLLAGGDLIESMGEPNVWADADLHHILGNYGCLIVERTGSDVRSFLLSHDIMYEHRRNILIIKQLIYNDISSTKVRLFIRRAMSVQYLLPNSVIRYIQEHRLYVDQTEPVKQVLGNKE; encoded by the coding sequence atggatCCTACAAGAGCTCCAGATTTCAAACCGCCATCTGCAGACGAGGAATTGAATCCTCCACCAGATCCAGAATCTAAAATTCCCAAATCTATTCCAATTATTCCATACGTGTTAGCGGATGCGAATTCCTCTATAGATGCACCTTTCAATATtaagaggaagaaaaagcatcCTAAacaccatcatcatcatcatcaccatcacGCTCTCAAAGACGGTAATGATAAAAAACATCAGCACATTCCATTGAACCAAGACGATTTTCAACCACTTTCTGCAGAAGTGTCATCTGAAGAGGACGATGCGGATTTTAGGTCTAAGGAAAGATCCGGTTCGGATTCAACCACAGAATCAGAAACCAGAGGTGtccaaaaatatcagaTTGCTGATTTAGAAGAAGTTCCGCACGGAATCGTTCGTCAGGCAAGAACTTTGGAAGACTACGAATTCCCCTCACACAGATTATCGAGAAAATTATTGGACCCAAATAAACTGCCGTTAGTGATAGTAGCATGTGGGTCTTTCTCACCAATCACATATTTGCACTTAAGAATGTTCGAAATGGCTTTAGATGCCATCTCTGAGCAAACAAGGTTTGAAGTGATAGGTGGTTATTACTCCCCTGTTAGTGATAACTATCAAAAGCAAGGTTTGGCGCCATCCTACCATAGAGTACGTATGTGTGAATTGGCTTGTGAAAGAACATCATCTTGGCTGATGGTGGATGCATGGGAATCATTGCAACCCTCATATACAAGAACTGCTAAAGTCTTGGATCATTTTAATCACGAAATCAATATTAAGAGAGGTGGAGTGGCTACTGTTACTGGAGAGAAAATTGGtgtaaaaataatgttATTAGCCGGTGGTGATCTAATAGAGTCAATGGGTGAACCAAACGTTTGGGCGGACGCCGATTTACATCACATTCTCGGTAATTACGGCTGTTTGATTGTAGAACGTACTGGTTCTGATGTAAGatcttttttgttatccCACGATATTATGTATGAGCACAGAAGGAATATTCTTATCATTAAGCAACTCATCTATAATGATATTTCTTCCACGAAAGTTCGTCTATTTATCAGACGCGCCATGTCTGTGCAATATCTGTTACCAAATTCGGTTATCAGGTATATCCAAGAACATAGACTGTATGTGGATCAAACTGAGCCTGTCAAGCAAGTTCTTGGAAACAAAGAATGA
- the REC102 gene encoding Rec102p (Protein involved in early stages of meiotic recombination~similar to YLR329W), translating to MAKDITFFTVFLESCGPVNNDKTGKLLSSWTSTYVSSFKIETATMNETLLTIITGRFVILPGKVKIKLSFKMNNQLVTEEQEFFTKLCEIVGSSVHFWEEQLFYKVQDVSTKENCIVLNLKCTILTDAQINTFINKPRELHSHAKGYPEIYYLSELSTTVNFFSKGGNFVEISQVIPHFNEYFSSLIVSQLEFEYPMVFSMISRLRLKWQQSSLAPISYALTNTSVLLPIMLNMIAQDKSSTTVYQILCRRRSPPIQNFQIFSLPAVKYNK from the exons ATGGCGAAAGATATTACATTCTTCACCGTCTTTTTAGAAAGCTGTGGGCCTGTGAATAATGACAAGACAGGAAAATTATTATCTTCTTGGACTTCAACC TATGTTTCCTCAttcaaaattgaaactgCAACCATGAATGAAACGTTACTAACTATAATAACTGGTAGGTTTGTCATTCTACCAGGAAAAGTGAAGATTAAACTGAGTTTTAAAATGAACAATCAATTAGTTACAGAAGAGCAAGAATTTTTTACGAAATTGTGCGAAATTGTAGGTTCAAGTGTTCACTTTTGGGAGGAGCAATTGTTTTATAAAGTTCAAGACGTAAgcaccaaagaaaattgcaTCGTTCTCAATTTAAAATGTACAATTCTAACGGACGCTCAAATAAATACGTTCATAAACAAGCCTAGGGAGCTTCATTCGCATGCGAAAGGATATCCTGAAATCTATTACCTTTCTGAGTTATCCACGActgtcaattttttttctaaaggGGGGAATTTTGTCGAAATAAGCCAGGTTATCCCTCATTTTAACGAATATTTTTCGTCTTTAATAGTTTCCCAATTGGAGTTTGAATATCCGATGGTCTTCTCCATGATTTCAAGACTCCGATTGAAATGGCAGCAAAGTTCGCTCGCCCCGATATCGTACGCCCTAACGAACACTTCGGTACTGCTTCCAATAATGCTCAACATGATTGCCCAAGACAAATCTTCGACAACCGTGTATCAAATTCTTTGTCGGAGAAGAAGCCCTCCAATTcagaattttcaaattttttccttaccGGCAGTGAAGTATAATAAGTAG
- the CHS5 gene encoding Chs5p (Component of the exomer complex~similar to YLR330W), which yields MSSVDVLLTVGKLDASLALLTTQDHHVIEFPTVLLPENVKAGSIIKMQVSQNLEEERKQRNHFKSIQAKILEKYGTHKPESPVLKIVNVTQTSCVLAWEPLKLGSAKLKSLILYRKGIRSMVIPNPFKVTTTKISGLSVDTPYEFQLKLITTSGTLWSEKIILRTHKMTDMSGITVCLGPLDSLKEISDVQISQCLSHIGARPLQRHVAIDTTHFVCNDLDNEESNEELIKAKHNNIPIVRPEWVRACEVEKRIVGVRGFYLDADQSILKNYTFPPVNEEELSHSKENEPVPEVADENKKLGDTTDLEQVASHNDDEDKLSQVKEQEGKNEDEAAQVSPTEDTFHASTALENETTVETVNPSLRSLKSEPVGTPNIDQNKVASSAEGMEEEPTETVAETFSNEEAIDQKIDDADTHINEQASDGLAGTEERAENDINKEVVRENDETTEDFPVESEHLEAESETPEVNESAEPASEPVEPASEPAEETNEPVEPASEPAEETNEPVEPASEPAEETTEPSEETNEPAEGTYASSNEIAAPRYQEEDIELETVPKVATENATVDPCNEPTKPEKIVAGAQDDANDPSIGAASNENIPDQKTDISASIEGSEITEEQETTEADVAADDVLATEEPKKNNGSSNSNNNNKKKNKRNKKKGKKK from the coding sequence ATGTCTTCAGTTGATGTATTGTTAACAGTAGGTAAGTTGGATGCCTCATTGGCGTTACTGACTACTCAGGATCATCATGTTATTGAGTTTCCTACAGTATTATTACCAGAAAATGTTAAAGCTGGATCTATCATTAAAATGCAAGTATCTCAAAATTTAGAGGAAGaacgaaaacaaagaaaccaTTTTAAGAGTATACAAGCTAAAATCTTGGAGAAATATGGTACTCATAAACCAGAAAGCccagttttgaaaattgtgAACGTTACGCAAACAAGCTGTGTTCTTGCATGGGAACCATTGAAACTTGGCTCAGCAAAATTGAAATCTCTGATCCTTTATAGGAAGGGAATACGTTCGATGGTAATTCCAAATCCATTTAAAGTGACTACCACAAAAATATCCGGTCTTTCTGTTGACACGCCATACGAATTCCAATTGAAGCTGATAACTACGTCAGGAACATTGTGGTCcgaaaaaattatattgCGTACACATAAAATGACAGATATGTCTGGTATTACTGTATGTTTGGGTCCATTGGATTCATTGAAAGAGATTTCAGACGTACAGATATCTCAATGTTTGTCTCACATCGGCGCGAGACCTTTACAACGTCACGTTGCCATAGATACTACGCATTTTGTCTGTAACGATTTggataatgaagaaagcAATGAAGAGCTGATAAAGGCAAAGCACAACAACATACCAATTGTCAGACCAGAATGGGTGAGAGCTTGTGAGGTCGAGAAAAGAATTGTCGGTGTTAGAGGATTTTACTTGGACGCAGACCAAAGTATACTGAAAAACTACACATTCCCACCAgtaaatgaagaagaactttcACACTCGAAGGAAAATGAACCGGTACCCGAAGTAGCagatgaaaataagaagCTCGGGGACACTACAGATCTCGAACAGGTTGCATCgcataatgatgatgaggacAAGCTTTCGCAAGTTAAGGaacaagaaggaaagaatgaagatgaagccGCTCAAGTAAGCCCTACGGAAGACACATTTCATGCTTCAACCGCCTTGGAGAATGAAACCACTGTTGAAACTGTCAATCCATCGCTACGGAGTTTGAAAAGTGAACCTGTCGGTACTCCAAATATCGACCAAAACAAAGTGGCCTCTTCCGCAGAGGGCATGGAAGAAGAACCCACCGAAACTGTGGCTGAAACTTTTTCGAATGAAGAAGCAATAGATCAGAAGATTGACGATGCCGATACTCACATTAACGAGCAAGCTAGTGATGGATTGGCGGGGACTGAAGAAAGAGCCGAAAACgatataaataaagaagttgTAAGGGAAAATGACGAAACCACAGAAGACTTCCCCGTGGAATCCGAACATTTAGAAGCTGAATCTGAAACCCCGGAAGTAAATGAATCGGCAGAACCAGCCAGCGAGCCTGTAGAACCAGCCAGTGAACCCGCAGAGGAAACCAATGAACCTGTAGAACCAGCCAGTGAACCCGCAGAGGAAACCAATGAACCTGTAGAACCAGCCAGTGAACCTGCAGAGGAAACCACTGAACCTTCAGAGGAAACCAATGAACCTGCAGAAGGAACTTATGCATCCTCTAATGAAATCGCTGCTCCGAGatatcaagaagaagatatagAACTTGAAACCGTACCTAAAGTCGCCACTGAAAATGCTACAGTGGACCCATGCAATGAACCAACAAAACcagaaaaaatagttgCAGGGGCACAAGATGATGCAAACGATCCTTCCATAGGAGCTGCTTCGAACGAAAATATTCCTGACCAAAAAACTGATATTTCTGCTTCTATTGAAGGCAGTGAGATCACGGAAGAGCAGGAGACGACGGAAGCTGACGTAGCTGCCGATGACGTTTTGGCTACTGAAgaacccaaaaaaaataacggCAGtagcaacagcaacaacaataataagaagaaaaataagaggaacaagaaaaaggggaaaaagaaatga
- the MID2 gene encoding Mid2p (O-glycosylated plasma membrane protein~similar to YLR332W) has protein sequence MSSFTSKNSLYLLLLILSCISTIQAQFFVQSSSSNSSAVSSTRPSISSVSSSSTFLSSSMVSSSGADSSSSTSSASSRSVVSHTTSSTSVASVSFTSFSFSSVSSTSSSSSASSDFSSSSSSSSFSMSSTSSTSESSTSSTPTSTSSSSSSSSTSSPSSSSSSSPSTITSAPSTSSTPSTTTYNQGSTITSIINGKTILSNHYTTVTYTPSATADSSNKSKSSGLSKKNRNIVIGCVVGIGVPLILVILVLIYMFCIQSSRTDFIDSDGKVVTAYRANKFTKWWYMLLGKKVSDEYHSDSPLGGSASSAGGLDLDEADDVMDQSSLFDMRIRDSDSVLPTANNANHDNTNSGGEHMNSSVASNDIVEEKFYDEQGNELSPRNY, from the coding sequence ATGTCGTCTTTCACAAGCAAGAACAGTCTCTATTTATTGCTTTTAATACTGTCATGTATATCGACGATACAGGCCCAATTTTTCGTGcaatcatcatcttctaatTCATCAGCTGTGTCCAGCACACGTCCTTCCATAAGTTCAGTGAGTTCATCAAGTACCTTCTTATCATCGAGTAtggtttcttcttcggGTGCTGATTCATCTTCCTCTACTTCATCAGCATCAAGTAGATCCGTCGTATCGCATACTACCTCGTCTACTAGCGTTGCCTCCGTATCGTTCACGTCATTTAGTTTCTCATCTGTTTCAAGCACTAGCAGCTCTTCCTCTGCTTCTTCGGatttttcatcctcttcatcctcttcatccttTTCCATGTCATCAACTTCCTCAACTTCCGAGTCATCGACATCGTCTACACCAACCTCaacatcttcttcgtcttcgtcatcatcaacGTCgtctccttcttcttcatcatcatcatctccGTCAACAATCACTTCTGCGCCTTCAACCTCCTCTACACCGTCTACTACTACTTACAATCAAGGAAGCACTATCACCAGTATTATCAATGGTAAgacaattctttcaaaccACTATACTACGGTTACCTATACACCATCAGCGACTGCTGATTCAAGTAATAAATCCAAAAGCTCAGGTCtttccaagaaaaatagaaatattGTCATTGGTTGTGTGGTTGGTATTGGTGTACCACTGATCTTGGTAATATTGGTCTTAATTTACATGTTTTGTATCCAGTCATCGAGGACCGACTTTATTGATTCAGATGGTAAGGTCGTTACAGCCTATAGAGCTAACAAATTTACTAAATGGTGGTATATGCTTTTGGGTAAGAAAGTAAGTGATGAATACCACTCTGATTCACCATTGGGTGGTAGTGCATCGTCCGCAGGTGGTCTAGACCTGGATGAGGCAGATGACGTGATGGATCAAAGTTCCCTTTTTGACATGAGGATAAGGGATAGCGATAGCGTATTACCAACCGCCAACAACGCTAATCATGATAATACCAATAGTGGTGGGGAGCATATGAATAGTAGCGTTGCATCGAACGATAtagtagaagaaaaattctatGATGAACAAGGTAACGAATTATCACCACGAAATTATTAG